The following proteins come from a genomic window of Sulfitobacter indolifex:
- a CDS encoding AAA family ATPase, with translation MAEADDLIAQIEALSEKLGKAKQSITGRFVGQEQVVDLALTALLCGGHGLLIGLPGLGKTRLVETLGTVMGLHGNRVQFTPDLMPADILGSEVLDTAPDGSRAFRFIEGPIFCQLLMADEINRASPRTQSALLQAMQEKTVTVAGQDRALGQPFHVLATQNPIEQEGTYPLPEAQLDRFLVQIDVAYPDRATERDILITTTGVEEGAVQPVFSTDDLLAAQNLLRRMPVGDSVVELILDLVRAFRPDEPEATPAVRDSVAWGPGPRAAQALMMTVRARALLDGRLAPSAEDVLALARPVLSHRMALNFAARARGDSLQALIDDTAARLIGKKAAA, from the coding sequence ATGGCCGAAGCGGATGATCTGATCGCGCAAATCGAAGCGCTGAGCGAAAAGCTAGGCAAGGCCAAGCAGTCGATCACCGGGCGGTTCGTCGGCCAAGAGCAGGTTGTCGACCTTGCGCTCACGGCGCTCCTCTGCGGTGGCCACGGGCTGCTGATCGGCCTGCCGGGCTTGGGCAAGACCCGACTGGTTGAGACTTTGGGCACCGTCATGGGCCTTCATGGCAATCGCGTGCAATTCACGCCCGATCTAATGCCCGCTGATATTCTGGGTTCCGAAGTGCTCGACACCGCCCCCGATGGCAGCCGCGCCTTTCGCTTTATCGAGGGGCCGATTTTTTGCCAGTTGCTGATGGCCGATGAGATCAACCGCGCCAGCCCGCGCACGCAGTCTGCCCTTTTGCAGGCGATGCAGGAGAAAACCGTCACCGTCGCGGGTCAAGACCGCGCCCTCGGCCAACCCTTCCACGTCTTGGCCACCCAAAACCCGATCGAGCAAGAAGGCACCTACCCGCTGCCCGAGGCACAACTCGACCGTTTCCTCGTACAGATCGACGTGGCCTACCCAGACCGCGCGACGGAGCGGGACATTCTGATTACCACAACGGGTGTGGAAGAAGGCGCGGTGCAGCCTGTTTTCTCGACCGACGATCTGCTGGCCGCGCAGAACCTGCTGCGCCGGATGCCGGTGGGCGACAGTGTGGTGGAACTGATCCTTGATCTCGTCCGCGCCTTCCGCCCCGATGAACCGGAGGCCACCCCTGCGGTGCGCGACAGTGTCGCTTGGGGGCCGGGGCCACGCGCCGCGCAGGCGCTGATGATGACAGTGCGTGCCCGCGCCCTGCTTGACGGGCGGCTTGCCCCCTCGGCTGAGGATGTGTTGGCCTTGGCTCGCCCGGTGCTAAGCCACCGTATGGCGCTGAACTTTGCGGCCCGTGCGCGGGGCGACAGCCTGCAAGCACTGATCGACGACACTGCCGCCCGGCTGATCGGGAAAAAGGCCGCCGCGTGA
- a CDS encoding hydroxypyruvate isomerase family protein, whose translation MPITPAANLSLLWSELPYLDRFDAAAQAGFGAVEVLFPYDVPAKETQRALLRNGLELVLINAPPPNYTGGAPGYAAIPGGEARFAHDMRRVWRYVEALRPKMVHVMAGEAEGPAAAATFVENLKHAAAEAPQGVTLMIEPLCPQAKPGYFLNDYAQAADLLAAADAPNVALQFDSFHAQMIHGDAVAVFKKYRQSIRHVQLGDTPDRGAPGTGAVDFDALFSALRAGYDGFVSGEYHPGGATEDTLGWVAALGE comes from the coding sequence ATGCCGATAACCCCTGCCGCCAATCTGTCGTTGCTCTGGTCGGAGTTGCCTTATCTTGACCGGTTCGACGCCGCGGCTCAGGCAGGGTTTGGTGCGGTTGAGGTGTTGTTTCCCTATGATGTACCCGCGAAGGAGACGCAGCGGGCGTTGCTGCGCAATGGTCTGGAGCTTGTGCTGATCAACGCGCCACCGCCAAATTATACGGGCGGCGCGCCGGGTTATGCTGCCATTCCGGGCGGGGAGGCGCGTTTTGCTCATGATATGCGCCGCGTCTGGCGTTATGTGGAAGCCCTGCGACCCAAGATGGTCCATGTCATGGCCGGAGAAGCAGAGGGGCCAGCGGCAGCCGCTACCTTTGTGGAAAACCTCAAGCATGCGGCAGCAGAGGCACCGCAGGGCGTGACCCTGATGATCGAGCCGCTTTGTCCGCAGGCCAAGCCGGGGTATTTCCTGAATGATTACGCACAGGCCGCTGATCTGTTGGCAGCGGCAGATGCACCGAATGTGGCGCTGCAATTCGATAGTTTTCACGCACAGATGATCCATGGCGATGCGGTGGCGGTGTTTAAGAAGTACCGCCAGTCGATCCGCCATGTGCAGCTGGGGGATACGCCTGACCGCGGTGCGCCGGGCACAGGGGCGGTGGATTTTGACGCGCTGTTTTCGGCACTTCGCGCGGGCTATGACGGTTTTGTTAGTGGCGAATACCACCCCGGCGGGGCCACGGAAGACACGCTGGGTTGGGTTGCGGCGCTAGGGGAATGA
- the yaaA gene encoding peroxide stress protein YaaA, with amino-acid sequence MLVVISPAKRLDWAERDVAVTQPDFQEDAVRLATTARNLTLGDLKKLMGLSDDLARLNRDRFQAFEAEPSADTTRPAAFAFAGDTYQGLEAASLDADELTYAQDHLRILSGLYGVLRPLDAIQPYRLEMGSKLKTRRGGNLYDYWRDGLSKALNAQAEATGSEVLINCASQEYFGAVDLKALKLQVITPQFMEDKGDGKGPKIVSFFAKKARGAMARYIVQHRVNDPQGLQDFDSGGYAYQPEASTPERPVFVRPYPSN; translated from the coding sequence ATGCTCGTCGTTATTTCCCCTGCCAAACGTCTTGATTGGGCGGAGCGCGATGTCGCTGTCACCCAGCCTGATTTTCAGGAGGATGCGGTGCGGCTGGCGACAACGGCCCGCAATCTCACGTTGGGCGATCTCAAGAAATTGATGGGGCTAAGCGACGATCTGGCGCGGCTCAACCGCGACCGTTTTCAGGCGTTTGAAGCCGAGCCTTCCGCTGACACCACCCGCCCCGCTGCGTTTGCCTTTGCCGGGGATACCTATCAAGGGCTAGAGGCCGCGAGCCTAGATGCCGATGAGTTGACCTATGCCCAAGACCACCTGCGCATCCTGTCGGGTCTCTACGGTGTGCTGCGCCCGCTCGACGCGATCCAACCCTACCGGCTGGAGATGGGCAGCAAGCTGAAAACCCGGCGCGGTGGTAACCTCTATGACTACTGGCGTGACGGCTTGTCTAAGGCGCTGAACGCTCAGGCGGAGGCGACGGGCAGTGAGGTCCTGATTAACTGCGCGAGCCAAGAATACTTCGGCGCGGTTGACCTGAAGGCGTTGAAACTGCAAGTCATCACGCCGCAGTTCATGGAAGACAAAGGCGATGGCAAGGGGCCGAAGATTGTCAGCTTTTTTGCCAAGAAAGCACGCGGTGCCATGGCGCGGTATATCGTACAGCATCGGGTGAATGATCCGCAGGGGCTGCAGGATTTCGACAGTGGCGGCTATGCTTATCAGCCGGAGGCCTCAACCCCCGAGCGCCCAGTTTTCGTCCGTCCCTATCCGTCGAACTGA
- a CDS encoding YdeI/OmpD-associated family protein: protein MDQAELPEDLAQALEETGAQAGWDGYSAELREDALAWIDSARTTTARSKRVDDVARFAGKGMPPTPFQ, encoded by the coding sequence ATGGACCAAGCAGAACTCCCCGAAGACCTCGCCCAAGCGCTGGAAGAAACCGGCGCGCAGGCAGGGTGGGACGGCTACAGCGCCGAGTTGCGCGAAGATGCGCTGGCTTGGATCGACAGCGCGCGGACCACGACCGCGCGGTCGAAACGGGTCGATGATGTGGCACGGTTCGCTGGCAAGGGGATGCCGCCGACGCCGTTTCAATAG
- a CDS encoding DUF58 domain-containing protein, translated as MTHSPLSLRADAEGEAARLPALLARAEHLAGAVLPGAHGRRRAGSGDDFWQYRPAQMGDSRRMIDHRRSARGDQEFVREREWQIAQSVMLWVDQGASMRFSSDKGLPDKADRARLLGLALSILLLRGGERVGFTGTALPPRRGDPQILRLAELLCREDSREYAPPEHRGMIPHARAIFISDFMGDLEPVRTALTKAADRGVRGVLYHLLDPAEEAFPFAGRTIFESVGGSLRHETLKANDLRDRYLDRLAARKDALQQLCARTGWRYGLHHTDASAQSALLWLYGALDARQGSAA; from the coding sequence GTGACCCATTCCCCCCTATCCCTCAGGGCCGACGCCGAGGGCGAGGCGGCCCGGCTTCCCGCGCTTCTGGCGCGGGCCGAGCATTTGGCAGGCGCCGTGCTGCCCGGTGCTCATGGCCGTCGCCGCGCGGGGTCTGGGGATGATTTCTGGCAATACCGTCCCGCGCAGATGGGCGACAGCCGCCGCATGATCGATCACCGACGCTCGGCGCGGGGCGATCAGGAGTTCGTGCGCGAGCGGGAGTGGCAAATCGCTCAATCGGTGATGCTTTGGGTCGATCAGGGGGCGTCGATGCGCTTTTCCTCCGACAAAGGGCTGCCCGATAAGGCTGATCGCGCGCGGTTGCTGGGGCTGGCTCTGTCGATTCTGCTGCTGCGCGGCGGCGAGCGTGTGGGATTTACGGGCACCGCCCTACCGCCACGGCGCGGCGATCCGCAAATCTTGCGTCTGGCCGAACTGCTTTGCCGCGAGGATAGCCGCGAGTATGCCCCGCCCGAACACCGCGGCATGATCCCCCATGCGCGGGCGATCTTCATCTCGGATTTCATGGGCGATCTCGAACCCGTCCGCACCGCACTGACCAAAGCCGCAGATCGCGGGGTGCGGGGTGTTTTGTATCACCTGCTCGACCCGGCAGAGGAGGCCTTCCCCTTCGCGGGTCGTACCATTTTCGAAAGTGTCGGCGGCTCCCTGCGCCACGAGACGCTCAAGGCGAACGACCTGCGCGACCGTTATCTCGACCGGCTGGCGGCGCGCAAAGACGCGTTGCAGCAACTCTGCGCCCGCACTGGATGGCGCTATGGATTGCACCACACAGATGCCTCGGCGCAATCGGCGCTGCTGTGGCTTTATGGCGCGCTGGACGCGCGGCAGGGGAGTGCTGCATGA
- a CDS encoding glutathione S-transferase encodes MTPILYSFRRCPYAMRARLAIATSGTPVHLREVVLRDKPQAFLKASPTATVPCLVTETGPIDESLDIMKWALAANDPESWLDMPPEGHDWIARADGPFKDALDRTKYATRYPVEDPEAQRIKASAFLQDLDAQLDHWIFDRPTLADYAILPFVRQFAFIDRAWFDAQDWPALRNWLDRFLASPEFESIMTKYPQWQTADAPTSFP; translated from the coding sequence ATGACCCCAATCCTCTATTCCTTCCGCCGCTGCCCCTACGCCATGCGCGCCCGCCTTGCGATTGCCACCTCCGGCACGCCAGTCCATCTGCGCGAAGTGGTTCTGCGCGACAAGCCGCAAGCCTTCCTCAAAGCATCGCCAACCGCCACCGTGCCTTGCCTTGTCACCGAAACCGGCCCCATCGACGAAAGCCTCGACATCATGAAATGGGCGTTGGCCGCAAACGACCCCGAAAGTTGGCTCGACATGCCACCCGAGGGGCATGATTGGATCGCCCGCGCCGATGGTCCGTTCAAAGACGCGCTCGACCGCACGAAATACGCCACGCGCTACCCCGTTGAAGACCCCGAGGCCCAGCGCATCAAGGCCAGCGCCTTTCTCCAAGACCTCGACGCGCAACTAGACCATTGGATTTTCGACCGCCCGACGCTGGCCGACTACGCGATCCTGCCCTTCGTGCGGCAATTCGCTTTTATCGACCGAGCGTGGTTCGACGCACAGGACTGGCCCGCGTTGCGCAATTGGCTCGACCGCTTTCTCGCGTCGCCCGAGTTTGAAAGCATTATGACGAAATACCCGCAGTGGCAGACCGCCGATGCGCCAACCTCATTCCCCTAG
- a CDS encoding nickel/cobalt transporter, which yields MRRIIALAALATLLAMAALWWTGGFNALAHWAAGQQRGFQNSIASGLRATRGGDVAAFWTVLLASFAYGVVHAAGPGHGKIVIGGYGLAREVPMLRLSLIALAASLGQAVTAAAVVYAGIMLLGLGREALVGVTEDIMAPASYGAIALIGLWLIWRGLRHARQETAPSGEAICNHCGHAHGPSVAQVQQAGNLRDALLLIGGIAMRPCTGALFVLVITWHMGIGGVGVLGAFAMAFGTGLVTIATGLAATGLRAGLLGGLAGSPRLAQAAAVAELTAGLVVVTLASGLLMRAL from the coding sequence ATGCGACGCATCATAGCGTTGGCCGCCTTGGCGACCTTGCTGGCAATGGCGGCATTGTGGTGGACGGGCGGTTTTAACGCGCTGGCCCATTGGGCGGCGGGGCAACAACGCGGGTTTCAAAACAGCATCGCCAGCGGGCTGCGTGCCACGCGGGGCGGCGATGTGGCTGCGTTCTGGACGGTGCTGCTGGCGTCATTCGCTTATGGTGTGGTGCATGCGGCGGGGCCGGGCCACGGTAAGATCGTGATCGGCGGCTATGGGCTGGCGCGCGAGGTGCCGATGCTGCGGCTGTCGCTGATCGCTCTGGCGGCTTCTTTGGGGCAAGCAGTGACGGCTGCGGCCGTGGTCTATGCGGGAATCATGCTGTTGGGCCTTGGACGTGAGGCGCTGGTTGGGGTGACCGAAGACATTATGGCCCCGGCGAGCTATGGCGCGATTGCCTTGATTGGGCTTTGGTTGATCTGGCGGGGGCTACGCCATGCGCGGCAGGAAACGGCCCCCAGCGGAGAAGCGATCTGCAATCATTGCGGTCATGCACATGGACCCAGCGTTGCGCAGGTGCAGCAGGCGGGAAATCTGCGCGATGCGCTGCTTTTGATCGGCGGGATCGCCATGCGTCCCTGCACCGGGGCGCTGTTTGTGTTGGTCATTACTTGGCACATGGGAATTGGTGGCGTCGGTGTGTTGGGGGCTTTTGCTATGGCTTTCGGCACCGGGTTGGTCACCATCGCCACCGGGCTGGCGGCGACGGGTTTGCGGGCGGGTTTGTTGGGCGGTCTCGCCGGCTCACCCCGGCTTGCGCAGGCCGCTGCGGTTGCCGAACTCACGGCGGGACTGGTTGTTGTCACACTGGCCAGTGGCCTGTTGATGCGCGCGCTTTAA
- a CDS encoding DUF1007 family protein, which translates to MKYSLATAVILACATPLGAHPHIFVDTGLEVIVDAEGRLTHLRITWAYDEFYSLLVTEDRGLDPDYDGVLTEAEVASLNGFDMQWVDGFNGDTVLLNGTEEIALSGPQEVTTAFSEGRIITTHLRAVEGDAPDAKGLVTKPYDPTYYTAYEVASKVGIEGNDNCRARVKMPDMSADLRALQADLSALDANTDPGDVGLPEIGEALANEVVITCDAS; encoded by the coding sequence ATGAAATACTCGCTCGCCACCGCCGTCATTCTTGCCTGCGCCACACCGCTTGGCGCGCATCCGCATATCTTTGTCGATACCGGCCTTGAGGTGATCGTCGACGCCGAGGGGCGCCTGACCCACCTGCGGATCACATGGGCCTACGACGAATTCTATTCGCTGCTGGTGACCGAGGATCGCGGCCTTGATCCCGATTACGACGGGGTGCTGACCGAGGCGGAAGTGGCCTCGCTCAACGGGTTCGACATGCAGTGGGTCGATGGATTCAACGGCGATACGGTCTTGCTGAACGGCACCGAAGAGATCGCACTGTCGGGCCCGCAGGAGGTGACGACGGCCTTCTCTGAAGGGCGGATCATCACCACCCATTTGCGCGCGGTCGAGGGCGATGCGCCTGACGCGAAGGGGCTGGTGACCAAACCCTATGATCCGACCTATTACACTGCCTATGAGGTCGCGAGCAAAGTCGGCATCGAAGGCAATGACAACTGCCGTGCGCGGGTCAAAATGCCAGATATGAGCGCCGATCTCCGCGCCTTGCAGGCTGATCTGAGCGCCTTGGATGCGAATACCGATCCGGGCGATGTGGGCCTGCCGGAGATTGGCGAAGCCTTGGCCAATGAGGTGGTGATCACATGCGACGCATCATAG
- a CDS encoding DUF4159 domain-containing protein, protein MSVFGGIGFTAPWLLLALLALPILWLILRAVPPAPIRRRFPGVALLLGLADDESTSDRTPWWLLLLRMLAVAAIIVGLAGPVLNPQAEAEQGSGPLLMVLDGSWAGASGWDRQLAAVDAQLTRAGRAERTVGILTLTDPQVPTFQSADAWRSRLAGLTPAPWQPAPTNITRATEIMAELPAFDTMWFSDGLYYPGRDDLLAALQTNGAVEVHQSASNVIGIAPAVYQDGAIDLTLRRAAPGPEREAVVQAHGRDPAGNARVLATANATFEAGATEATTSLSLPAELRARLTSFDIAGQRSAGARTLVDDGLRRREVALIGGRGAQEGLQLLSPLHYIEQALAPNADLIDGPLTDVLPANPDVIVLADVATLGPAEAEPLQEWIDAGGMLIRFAGPRIAASDVSRIDEDPLMPVRLRAGGRSVGGAMSWGEPKALAPFRNGSPFFGLPVPDDVTVSAQVVAQPDPTLADRVIASLSDGTPLVTRKAVGQGQVVLFHVTATAEWSTLPLSGLFVQMMERLAVSSGASTPEAGSLDGTTWTPLRVMDGFGTLSEAGNLPGVAGPDLITAPAGPALPPGIYGAEDRRLARNVLTQETTLTPATWPADVPLRGLALTPEQPLAGALLSLAILLLVTDVLASLALSGLLLRRSSSTLALVLGLGMAPQLGEAQGTDPESFAIRSASEVTLAHVLTGNSDVDEIARAGLTGLSDTLYFRTTVEPALPTGVDLEQDELAFFPILYWPVTPEQPQPSTEAYGKLNDYLRSGGLILFDTRDADIASYGAASPNGRKLQELAAPLDIPPLEPLPGDHVLTRTFYLLQDYPGRYSSRDVWVEAAPPDAERIEGMPFRNLNDGVTPVVIGGNDWAAAWAVRRDGAPLLPIGRGYAGERQRELAYRFGVNLVMHVLTGNYKSDQVHVPALLDRLGQ, encoded by the coding sequence ATGAGCGTTTTCGGCGGCATCGGTTTCACCGCGCCTTGGCTGCTGCTGGCCCTGCTGGCGCTGCCGATCCTCTGGCTGATCCTGCGCGCTGTGCCTCCCGCGCCGATCCGCCGCCGCTTTCCCGGCGTAGCACTGCTCTTGGGGCTGGCGGATGACGAAAGCACCTCCGACCGCACCCCGTGGTGGCTGCTTTTGCTGCGGATGCTCGCCGTGGCCGCGATCATTGTTGGCCTCGCCGGGCCAGTGCTGAACCCTCAGGCCGAGGCGGAACAGGGCAGTGGTCCGCTCTTGATGGTGCTTGATGGCTCATGGGCCGGGGCCAGCGGTTGGGACCGCCAATTGGCCGCTGTAGACGCGCAACTGACCCGCGCCGGGCGGGCCGAGCGGACGGTGGGCATCCTAACCCTGACCGACCCGCAAGTGCCGACCTTCCAATCCGCCGACGCATGGCGCAGCCGTCTTGCCGGGCTCACGCCCGCGCCGTGGCAGCCCGCCCCTACAAACATCACCCGCGCGACCGAAATCATGGCAGAGCTGCCCGCCTTTGACACGATGTGGTTCAGCGATGGTCTGTACTATCCGGGCCGCGATGACCTGCTCGCCGCGCTGCAAACCAATGGCGCGGTTGAGGTGCATCAATCGGCGAGCAATGTCATCGGCATCGCCCCCGCCGTCTACCAAGATGGCGCGATCGACCTCACCCTGCGCCGCGCCGCCCCCGGCCCGGAACGCGAGGCCGTGGTGCAGGCCCATGGCCGCGACCCCGCAGGCAATGCCCGCGTGCTTGCCACTGCCAATGCCACCTTCGAGGCGGGGGCGACCGAAGCCACCACGTCCCTGTCGCTGCCCGCCGAACTGCGCGCGCGATTGACCTCCTTCGACATCGCGGGCCAACGCTCTGCCGGGGCGCGCACCTTGGTCGATGATGGGCTGCGCCGCCGTGAGGTTGCGCTGATCGGCGGGCGCGGGGCGCAAGAGGGGCTGCAACTGCTCTCGCCCCTGCACTATATCGAACAGGCGTTGGCCCCGAATGCAGATTTGATCGACGGCCCCCTGACCGACGTGCTGCCCGCTAATCCCGATGTGATCGTGCTGGCCGATGTCGCCACGCTTGGCCCCGCCGAGGCAGAGCCGCTGCAAGAATGGATCGACGCGGGCGGCATGCTGATCCGTTTCGCCGGGCCGCGCATCGCCGCCAGTGACGTGAGCCGCATCGACGAAGACCCGCTGATGCCCGTGCGCCTGCGCGCCGGGGGGCGCAGCGTGGGCGGGGCAATGTCTTGGGGCGAGCCCAAAGCGCTGGCCCCTTTCCGCAACGGCTCGCCCTTTTTCGGCCTGCCAGTGCCAGATGACGTGACCGTTTCCGCGCAGGTCGTGGCCCAACCCGACCCGACGCTGGCCGACCGGGTGATTGCGTCACTTAGCGACGGCACACCACTGGTCACACGCAAAGCCGTGGGTCAAGGGCAGGTCGTGCTCTTCCACGTTACCGCCACGGCGGAATGGTCGACCCTGCCGCTCTCGGGCCTTTTTGTGCAAATGATGGAGCGGTTGGCCGTGTCGTCAGGCGCCAGCACGCCCGAGGCCGGCAGCCTTGACGGCACCACATGGACCCCGCTGCGGGTGATGGACGGCTTTGGAACCCTATCGGAGGCCGGGAACCTGCCCGGTGTCGCAGGGCCAGACCTGATCACGGCCCCCGCTGGCCCGGCCCTGCCCCCCGGCATCTACGGCGCCGAAGATCGGCGACTGGCGCGCAATGTACTAACGCAAGAGACCACTCTCACCCCCGCCACATGGCCTGCCGATGTGCCGCTGCGTGGTCTTGCACTGACGCCGGAACAGCCACTGGCCGGGGCGCTCCTTAGCCTCGCGATTTTGCTGCTGGTCACGGATGTTCTGGCCTCCCTCGCCCTCTCGGGGCTGCTGCTGCGCCGATCCAGCAGCACCTTGGCGCTGGTATTGGGTCTCGGCATGGCCCCCCAACTCGGCGAGGCGCAGGGGACTGACCCCGAAAGCTTTGCCATACGCTCGGCCTCCGAAGTCACGCTGGCCCATGTGCTGACTGGAAACTCGGATGTTGACGAGATCGCCCGCGCCGGGCTGACCGGCCTCTCAGACACGCTTTATTTCCGCACCACGGTAGAGCCCGCCTTGCCCACCGGCGTTGATCTGGAACAAGACGAGTTGGCGTTCTTCCCGATCCTCTATTGGCCCGTCACCCCCGAGCAGCCGCAACCTTCGACCGAGGCTTATGGCAAGCTCAACGACTACCTCCGCTCGGGCGGGCTGATCCTGTTTGATACCCGCGATGCCGATATCGCGAGCTACGGCGCCGCCAGCCCGAACGGGCGCAAGCTGCAAGAACTGGCCGCCCCGCTCGACATTCCGCCGTTGGAGCCGCTGCCCGGTGACCATGTCCTGACCCGCACCTTCTATCTGCTGCAAGACTATCCCGGCCGCTACAGCAGCCGCGATGTCTGGGTTGAGGCCGCCCCGCCCGATGCTGAACGGATCGAGGGCATGCCGTTTCGCAACCTCAATGACGGAGTAACCCCGGTGGTGATCGGCGGCAACGATTGGGCCGCCGCTTGGGCCGTGCGCCGCGATGGCGCACCGCTTTTGCCCATTGGGCGCGGCTATGCCGGTGAGCGGCAGCGCGAGTTGGCCTACCGCTTTGGCGTGAACCTCGTGATGCATGTGCTGACGGGCAATTATAAATCCGATCAGGTCCATGTGCCTGCGCTGCTGGATAGGTTGGGCCAATGA
- a CDS encoding DUF1285 domain-containing protein, producing the protein MSGQNTVTPTADGLIEAAKAAKTRGTPPLEKWNPEFCGDLDMQIKRDGTWFYQGTPIGRIELVKLFASILWREGDDYFLKSPVEKVGITVEDAPFVAVDFEVEGEGKAQQLRFLTNLGDVAEAGPEHPIRVVRDEETGEPSPYVLVRRNLEALIDRKSFYRLVDLGVHRDGWFGVWSGGEFFGIIPSEDLP; encoded by the coding sequence ATGAGCGGACAAAATACCGTGACACCCACCGCAGACGGCTTGATCGAAGCTGCCAAGGCCGCAAAAACGCGCGGAACCCCGCCGCTAGAGAAGTGGAACCCGGAATTCTGCGGCGATCTGGACATGCAGATCAAGCGCGACGGGACGTGGTTTTACCAAGGCACGCCGATCGGGCGGATTGAATTGGTCAAATTGTTTGCATCGATTCTCTGGCGTGAGGGGGATGACTATTTCCTCAAGTCCCCGGTCGAGAAGGTGGGCATCACGGTGGAGGATGCGCCGTTTGTTGCCGTTGATTTCGAGGTCGAAGGCGAAGGCAAGGCGCAGCAGTTGCGGTTTCTCACCAATTTGGGCGATGTGGCCGAAGCGGGGCCGGAGCATCCGATCCGGGTGGTACGCGATGAGGAGACGGGAGAGCCGTCGCCCTATGTGCTGGTGCGCCGGAACCTTGAGGCCCTGATTGACCGCAAGAGCTTTTACCGCTTGGTCGATCTAGGTGTGCACCGCGATGGCTGGTTTGGTGTCTGGTCCGGCGGAGAATTCTTTGGCATCATCCCGTCGGAAGACCTGCCGTAA